One window of Bactrocera tryoni isolate S06 chromosome 2, CSIRO_BtryS06_freeze2, whole genome shotgun sequence genomic DNA carries:
- the LOC120768231 gene encoding RIP-like protein: MSLEIPSNPVYHTSVEQKLHSKNAAKVYRYGSPKIRDQLRDKCRMRVREARQANFTKRRLAIVTEEFDLDKLLREEVANLESDLRLQEEIFKELRDEMNEWFVQELEAEEISLINAADEDANNNSVICPICQQCNLSHAVAKEKEETNIFKCTCGVSFNNAAKPLALRQILHSQIDVHEQNCDVNLTFYLEPQSTYDVENDASVNSLCAICDKCDYFYSF; encoded by the exons ATGTCTTTGGAAATTCCTTCAAATCCTGTTTATCATACAAGTGTGGAACAGAAGCTTCATTCGAAAAATGCCGCCAAAGTATATCGCTATGGTTCGCCAAAAATTCGTGACCAATTGCGTGAt AAATGTCGCATGCGGGTGCGTGAAGCTAGGCAGGCAAACTTCACCAAACGGCGTTTAGCAATTGTAACAGAAGAG ttCGACCTTGATAAGCTGTTGCGAGAAGAAGTTGCTAACTTGGAAAGCGACTTGCGTTTGcaagaagaaattttcaaagaacTGCGCGATGAAATGAATGAATGGTTTGTACAGGAATTGGAAGCAGAAGAAATATCGCTAATAAATGCCGCCGATGAAGATGCAAATAACAATTCTGTTATTTGTCCCATTTGCCAACAATGCAATCTTTCCCATGCAGTCGCAAAAGAGAAAGAAGAAACTAATATTTTCAAGTGCACTTGTGGAGTGAG TTTTAATAATGCGGCTAAGCCTTTGGCCCTACGACAAATATTACATTCACAAATAGATGTGCATGAGCAAAATTGTGATGTCAATCTCACCTTCTATTTGGAGCCGCAAAGCACATATGATGTAGAAAATGATGCAAGTGTCAACAGTCTTTGTGCTATTTGTGATAAATGTGATTACTTTTATAGCTTCTAA
- the LOC120768065 gene encoding 60S ribosomal protein L7 codes for MTATAAAKKPEAKGKSAKKLPAVPESKLKFSKKQVSKRAVLIKRKLKRTAVIALRKRENLVRAEKYQAEYLRADRREIKLRRLAKKRGQFYVPAESKLAFVIRIRGINKVAPKVRKVLQLFRLRQINNGVFIKLNKATINMLRIAEPYITWGYPNLKSVRELVYKRGFVKHNRQRVPITDNFVIERKLRKAHDIQCVEDLVHEIFTVGPHFKKASNFLWPFKLNTPTGGWRKKANHYVEGGDFGNREDKINKLLRKMV; via the exons ATGACTGCCACCGCAGCCGCCAAAAAGCCCGAAGCAAAGGGCAAATCTGCCAAGAAGTTACCCGCTGTCCCCGAGTCGAAGCTGAAGTTCAGCAAGAAACAAGTCAGCAAACGTGCTGTCTTGATCAAGCGTAAATTGAAGCGTACTGCTGTCATTGCGCTACGCAAACGTGAAAACTTGGTTCGTGCCGAGAAATACCAAGCCGAGTATCTGCGTGCTGACCGTCGTGAGATCAAGTTGCGTCGTTTGGCCAAGAAACGCGGTCAATTCTACGTGCCTGCTGAATCCAAATTGGCTTTTGTTATCCGTATTCGTGG TATCAACAAAGTTGCCCCCAAAGTGCGTAAAGTTTTGCAGTTGTTCCGTCTGCGCCAGATTAACAATGGTGTTTTCATCAAATTGAACAAAGCCACCATTAATATGTTGCGCATTGCTGAACCCTACATTACATGGGGATACCCAAATCTGAAGTCTGTCCGCGAATTGGTCTACAAACGTGGTTTCGTCAAGCACAACCGTCAACGTGTTCCAATCACCGACAACTTCGTGATTGAACGTAAATTGCGTAAAGCACATGACATTCAGTGCGTTGAGGATTTGGTACATGAAATCTTCACCGTTGGACCACACTTCAAGAAAGCCTCAAACTTCTTATggccattcaaactgaacacTCCAACCGGCGGATGGCGCAAGAAGGCCAATCACTACGTTGAGGGTGGTGATTTCGGTAACCGTGAGGACAAAATCAACAAATTGCTGCGCAAGAtggtttaa